From a single Adhaeribacter swui genomic region:
- the sucC gene encoding ADP-forming succinate--CoA ligase subunit beta gives MNIHEYQGKEILKSYGVRIQEGIVARNPDQAVEAAKRLTAETGTGWHVIKAQIHAGGRGKGGGVKLAKNMDQVRELSSQILGMNLVTHQTGPEGKTVHKVLIAQDVYYPGPTEPQEFYVSILLDRAKGRNVIMASTEGGMDIEEVAEKHPEKILKEWIDPAVGLQAFQARKIAFAFGLEGEAFKEMVKFITALYKAYIDTDASQFEINPVLKTSDNKILAVDAKVNLDDNALYRHRTFEDLRDFNEEDPLEVEASASNLNYVKLDGNVGCMVNGAGLAMATMDIIKLSGGEPANFLDVGGGANAQTVEAGFRIILKDPNVKAILINIFGGIVRCDRVANGVVEAYKNIGDIKVPIIVRLQGTNAEEGARIIDESGLKVYSAVLLKDAAARVKEVLA, from the coding sequence ATGAACATACACGAATATCAGGGAAAAGAGATTCTTAAAAGTTATGGCGTCCGGATTCAGGAAGGAATTGTAGCCCGCAATCCCGACCAAGCTGTAGAAGCTGCGAAACGTTTAACTGCCGAAACCGGCACCGGTTGGCACGTAATTAAAGCGCAGATTCATGCGGGTGGCCGTGGCAAAGGCGGTGGCGTAAAGCTAGCCAAAAACATGGACCAGGTACGGGAGCTCTCGTCGCAGATTTTAGGTATGAACCTGGTAACGCACCAAACCGGGCCCGAAGGTAAAACCGTTCATAAAGTTTTAATTGCTCAGGATGTGTATTATCCTGGCCCAACAGAGCCGCAGGAATTTTACGTAAGTATTCTGCTGGACCGAGCTAAAGGCCGCAACGTAATTATGGCCAGCACCGAAGGCGGTATGGACATTGAAGAAGTAGCCGAGAAACATCCGGAAAAAATCTTAAAAGAGTGGATTGATCCGGCTGTAGGTTTACAAGCTTTTCAGGCGCGTAAAATAGCTTTTGCTTTTGGCCTGGAAGGGGAAGCGTTTAAAGAAATGGTAAAGTTTATTACCGCGCTTTACAAAGCTTACATCGATACCGATGCCTCGCAGTTCGAGATAAATCCGGTTTTAAAAACTTCGGATAATAAAATTTTAGCGGTAGATGCTAAGGTTAACTTAGACGATAACGCCTTGTACCGTCACCGGACTTTTGAAGACCTTCGGGATTTTAACGAAGAAGATCCTTTAGAAGTAGAAGCCAGCGCCAGCAACTTAAACTACGTAAAACTGGATGGTAACGTAGGTTGTATGGTAAACGGCGCCGGATTAGCGATGGCTACCATGGATATTATTAAACTATCGGGTGGTGAGCCGGCTAACTTCCTGGATGTGGGAGGTGGTGCCAACGCCCAAACCGTAGAAGCTGGTTTTAGAATTATCCTGAAAGACCCGAACGTAAAAGCCATTCTGATTAATATTTTTGGTGGTATTGTTCGCTGCGACCGCGTAGCCAACGGGGTGGTAGAAGCTTACAAAAATATCGGTGATATTAAAGTACCAATTATTGTACGTCTGCAGGGTACCAACGCCGAAGAAGGCGCCCGCATTATTGATGAATCCGG
- a CDS encoding glycoside hydrolase family 113, with product MLFSLGALHLCFRAAPVPKRPTTYQAKLKYRGVNWVASDSVTLNHLAAAKKCNIQWIAQTPFGWQRNYNTPEIQLNTRPNKHYWGESDAGLIHTTLLARQAGIKTLLKPHIWLMNREQNKWIGDIAMISEADWQAWFKNYAAFILHYARLAETHHIEALCIGTELMNPAVSREKDWRQLIKEIRQVYHGELTYAANWYLEYEKIKFWDALDFIGVQGYFPLSQKNNPDLAELQAGWKSHVPRLEKIAKKYRKPIVFTEVGYKSSPDAAVEPWKWPERGDNTAFMESYETQANCYEALFKTLWHQPWFGGIFIWKWYPQVRDNGRDHRDFTPQHKPAEKILAEWYGK from the coding sequence ATGCTCTTCAGTTTGGGTGCTTTGCACCTATGCTTCCGGGCAGCTCCCGTACCCAAAAGACCGACAACGTATCAAGCTAAACTAAAATACCGGGGTGTAAACTGGGTAGCCAGCGATTCGGTTACTCTTAACCACCTGGCGGCAGCAAAAAAATGTAATATCCAATGGATTGCCCAAACGCCGTTTGGCTGGCAACGTAACTACAACACCCCCGAAATACAACTGAATACGCGCCCTAATAAACATTATTGGGGCGAAAGCGATGCTGGTTTAATTCATACGACTTTACTGGCCCGGCAAGCTGGTATAAAAACGTTATTAAAACCGCATATCTGGTTAATGAACCGGGAGCAAAACAAATGGATTGGCGATATTGCCATGATCAGCGAAGCCGATTGGCAAGCCTGGTTTAAAAATTATGCTGCTTTTATCCTGCATTATGCCCGGTTAGCCGAAACCCACCACATCGAGGCTTTGTGTATTGGTACGGAACTTATGAACCCGGCAGTTAGCCGCGAAAAAGACTGGCGCCAATTAATAAAGGAAATACGGCAGGTATACCACGGCGAACTTACCTACGCGGCTAACTGGTACCTGGAATACGAAAAGATTAAATTCTGGGACGCCCTCGATTTTATTGGCGTACAAGGTTACTTCCCGCTGAGTCAAAAAAATAATCCTGACTTAGCTGAATTACAAGCTGGCTGGAAATCGCACGTACCCCGGTTAGAAAAAATAGCTAAAAAATACCGCAAACCCATTGTGTTTACCGAAGTAGGTTACAAAAGCTCGCCGGATGCGGCCGTAGAACCCTGGAAATGGCCGGAGCGTGGAGATAATACTGCATTTATGGAATCGTACGAAACACAAGCCAATTGCTATGAAGCCCTTTTTAAAACGCTTTGGCACCAGCCTTGGTTTGGCGGTATATTTATCTGGAAGTGGTACCCCCAAGTGCGCGATAACGGCCGCGACCACCGCGATTTTACCCCTCAACATAAACCCGCCGAAAAGATTTTAGCCGAATGGTACGGGAAGTAG
- a CDS encoding ABC transporter ATP-binding protein, with protein MLQATNIHKAYGALPVLKGITLQIAKGEIVSIVGSSGAGKSTLLHILGTLDTPDQGDVLFNGNAVNKFKSVELARFRNQHIGFIFQFHNLLPEFTSVENVCLPGFLAGRPEEEVVNRAKDLLKMLNLGHRLGHKPSEMSGGEQQRTAVARALINSPEIIFADEPSGNLDSENARELHEIFFRLRNELHQTFVIVTHNEHLATMADRKLVMKDGYLLA; from the coding sequence TTGCTGCAAGCCACCAACATTCATAAAGCCTACGGAGCTTTGCCCGTTTTAAAAGGAATTACGCTGCAAATTGCCAAAGGCGAAATTGTTTCTATTGTAGGTTCCTCGGGAGCAGGTAAAAGTACCTTGCTGCACATTTTAGGAACTTTAGATACCCCCGACCAAGGCGACGTGTTATTTAACGGTAATGCGGTTAATAAATTTAAAAGCGTAGAGTTAGCGCGTTTCCGGAACCAGCACATTGGTTTTATTTTTCAGTTTCATAATTTGTTGCCGGAGTTTACCTCCGTCGAGAATGTATGTTTGCCGGGTTTCCTGGCGGGCCGCCCCGAAGAAGAAGTGGTAAACCGGGCCAAAGATCTTTTAAAAATGTTGAATTTAGGCCATCGCCTCGGCCATAAACCTTCCGAAATGTCGGGCGGGGAACAACAACGCACCGCCGTGGCTCGGGCTTTAATCAATTCTCCCGAAATTATTTTTGCCGATGAACCCAGCGGTAATTTAGATTCAGAAAATGCCCGGGAACTGCACGAAATTTTCTTCCGGCTCCGCAACGAGCTGCATCAGACATTTGTTATTGTTACCCACAACGAACATCTGGCCACTATGGCCGACCGTAAGTTGGTGATGAAAGATGGTTACTTACTCGCTTAA